GGCCACCAGCGAGTATAACTAGGGCGACTCTACCATCCCTGATAGATTCTAGGCCTCGTTGTCGTAGTATTTGCCTCTTATTCTCATCCAAATGCTTAATTACCGAACCTATTGCGGCGTCTTCATATTTTGTCTCGAAATTAATCTCCTCAAATGGCGCAAATGTCTCCTCGTACCTTTTGCTCAGACAAGAAAGCAAAATGCGCTTGTAGTAATCACACACATCTGACATGTAAGGAGACTTTAGTAAAACGTTTAAAATGGTATTCTGTTTTAAgaaaaatggaaggaaaATTCCCAGAGAAAGTGGTGAACTCAACTTGGCCCGGACAGTGAAGACCTGGCGACCGACTCGCCACCATTTGGATCATGGCAAGAGGAAACGGAGACTTTTAGCATACCATCACATAAATAGTGACGAGAATGGGTCTGCGAGAAACGTCGGATAACCTCGTTGAGGAAATCCATAGGACTAAATAGCCATGAAGAACAAGTaatgaaaattttacaacTAAAAGTCCAAAACAGTAGTGCAGTGACCGTACCTTGGCATTATCAGAGGTGGACCTAAAAATAAGTGTAATGGATACGAATAGAGCATGAACAAGAAAACTACAATGGTGAAAGTCCAGTAAGCCAGATAGAGCAATGGTGCGCAGAATAAACACTATAGAACAATTGTGAAAACTGTTCCATAGCTCAAATCTCGCAGCTGATCATTTCCTTCTACCAGACTCCATCCCATAGGGTCAGTTGGTTCAATGGGCCAACTACGCTACCTTCAATCCACTAAACATACCTGCAGTCCATACATCTGTTTCTGgttgataaaaatatgtAGAATCCAAAACACTGGTATTTTGTCCGCCAGTCATCAATATCGAAAGATCTGTAGAAACCATTGCTGCGTCCATAACTGGCACAGGGGCATCCTTTAGGAAACTGCTTGTCTGGTTCTTGGAATCCCAAGTCTCAAATGACGAGTGTATATTCTGTGTGTTATCAATTCCACCAACAATGAAAACTTCATTATGATAATTACATGCAGATCCGGCGCTACGTACTTCCAAAAGCCCATTTGTTATGAGTTCCCACTCATTTTTTCTCAAATCGTATCTCTCTACACTCTTTAGACGCTCGCCATTAGTTCCTCCAATGGCATATATACTTCCGTTTTGGTGTGTAACCATTGCGGATGATCTAGGAACTTTTAGTGTAGCCATTGGAATccaatttttcattctaACATCATAAGATTCCACACTATCCAAAATGTTCATTCCATCAAACCCTCCAACACAAAATAATCTATTTTCAAATGAAATACCGCCATTATTCCTTCTAGGCTGTTTTAGTGATGCAGCTGCATGCCAGCTGTCACGAAGTCTATCGTACATTTCAACGTCACAAAGTGCCTTGTAATCCAAGTTCTGGCCACCAAAGACGTATAAAAAGTTGTTTAATACACCACTACCAAAGTAGATACGCTCAGTTCTCATTGGAGAGCAATTTCTCCAGCATTTTGTTTCCTGGTCAAGCAGTTCCATAGACTTTAGATGCTCATGACCATTGTGACCACCATAACACAAGACAAGAGGGTATGGACTGAATTTGACACGGTAGTAAGCAGCTTCATTCAAGATCATGGAACTCTCTGTTAGATCTCTAGGCACGGGTAAACTTGCAGGATTCCTTAAGAAGTTTAGGATAATCCTAAAGAGCTCATAATCCCGATCAATAAAAATTCTTCCTTGCCTATCTCTTCCAATTTCATATCGACCACTTAATAACCCATTAAGATACGAACTCTCTTGCTTTGTAAGTGTATGCCTAGATGTCTCAAATACGACACCACCAACATTAATATCCACCATTGTTTCCGAAGCAATTTTGGTATCCACTACCTTTCTCTTTTCTTGTTCAAAAAGCTCAACCTTTTGTCTAAACTTTTCAGTCTCCAGCTGCATGTATTTGCGGAAAACGTCACGTTCGTGTTCAAGTTTGCACAAATCCTCTTCTATGCGTCTACGAGAATCTTCGCGTTCAATCTGCACTTGCTTGAGCTGGGATGCGATTTCAGCATTTTGTCTGCGGCGATCCTCTGCCAATTTTTCGGCTTCAATCGCACGTTCCTGTTTCATTCTTTGTACAAAGGcctccttttccttttgcAGTTCTTCCGTTTCTCTATTGATAGAGTCTCTTTGCGCCTTAAGTCCATTCTGTGTCTTTTTCAACCAACACAAAAAGATGCTCCGCAAGTCATTTACCATAACATCAAACTCATCCACATTAATTGTCTCAGGTGTGGTACTAGTTGTCGAAAGCTTTACCGGGACCAGGTCAGACGATATCGGCAAGTCAGCTCTATTGGCCAGATCCAGACGACCTTTACTATCTCCTTGCTGTAATATTATGTATGAATGAGTAAAGTGAATGTAATAATCTATAGCAAGCACTATTGTTGGAGATGGTAGCTCAACAAGAAGCTTTAGGTGAGAATGGGAAGGGTAGACCACACATTTAACATCTCATTTTAGGCTTGTAATGCTAATGTCTCAAGTTGCATAAAGCAAGGTCTCCCCAAAGGGTCACTAATGCTGCTATTCTTGGTACTAGCCCTAGAGGAACTGTAATCATCGCTATCAGTATCCTCAAGAGATCCACAGAGTTAGTATCCTGACCATGCTTTCTGGAACAATGGTAATAGGTGGAGCCATTTCTCCCCTCCCTGGTGAATACCCCGGTACACCTCTGCATGACTACAGAATTCATGCTCTGGTGTGTAGACTTTTATAATACACAGATATGGCTCACTTATCTACCAAAAACTCCGTaaattttccatcatccCTCGTTCTCCTGGGAGTGTGTGCGTCCTTACAATAGAACGTTACCCAGTACTCCTTGCAGTGAGGAATCCTAGCCTTCCCTAATTTCCTGGCCGTAACCAAAGTCTTTtagagactccctacgACCATAAATTACAGACCTAATAGTCACCTAAAGCTTCTTGTTGAGTTCATGCTAGTTACGCTCGCATTCGCAATCAAACTTACGTTGCTAATCCCCGAGAAATCCGGCTGAGAGGCTGCGAAAATGTCGCTCCTGGGTTGAGCGAGTGGCGAGTTTAACCACGCCTTGTTTTCATAGAGCGAATTAACGTCGGATTCCGAAACAAAGGGAACATGTGGGCCCAAAGGGTCAACCACGTCCCTTTCACTACCATCACGCCCAGATAGCATTTTTTCAATCCAATCAATGCATACTCAAAAGTTCCAAATACATGGATGAGATTTTCAACCAAATGCGCACTTTAATACAAAAAATCTCAGCAAATAAATGTCGAAATGCGTACACACTGCAACCCCATGGATAATGTGTAATGAATGCATCAAAATACGGTTATACATCCACCCAAGCCGTGTATAGCGCCTTGTATGCGAATTTTACGATATATCACAGGTATTATGATGGTTTTAGGACGTAGAGTGTCGAATTGATCGCCAAATGAGCGGATTGTGTAAGCTACTCAGCGGTGGGTTGACTGTTTAGGCTTCCTGCGATTTAATGATGCTGAAATGAGTTTGGCGTCTCAAAATGGACCCATTTATAGAGAATAAACCCTAAGGATTGAAAGGAGCCATTACAGAAGAtgggtacctagaatggAAGACGCAGAACGAATCCAAGGGGTTTTCCACATGGACTGAGCGTATGACTGACCTATCGGTCATTACGGAAAGCTCGCATATGTTACTGTGACTGACAGTCTCTGCTGGAAGAGGGCGTCACAACTCTGTCGAGGAGAGAACTATACAACCCTTGACCACCCGCTCTTACCAGCTTTCTCTACCATAATAGCGAATTATAGTAGTTAATGGAACGTGAGAACTTTCAGCTTGCTGTAAAACTCCATGAGCGCCAAGTTAGGTAAGCTGGCATCGATTCCTTACGAAATCTGTGCCTATTattctgcatgcatgttCTCCGAGTTTGCAACCGCAGAAATGACCACCCATTGCCATTATATAAATTACCTTTCATGTACTACATGACAAATGTGAATTAAAATACAGCAAAATTGTTGccaaaactgcattagtgaTTAATATATTCAAAGGATGAAAGTGATTTATAGAATGACCATGATAGTGTAACAGGTCTAGTTTTCACTTCATATTCCTTCTCTTAAATCTTTTCTTATTCTTCAATATTCTAAAAGAATTAACCCTTTGGGTATATCTCATACTAGTTGAGAATTACTGTTATTCATTGGAGCCTATTTATGctctttaaaatgttcGCCGCTATGAAGTTTGAAGGCTCTAGAACAGCTTCATTCATGCTCTCTCACTCATCATTGCCAAATTATCTGCCTcccattaaaatataccCTGCCGATCTTCAATCAGCCATCCCCTGGGTAGATCCCTCGGAGGTAGTACATAGAGCACATGGTCCTTGGTCTTCATCGCAAAGAGTCTGTAGATGATAAGGAGAGGGATTATGACAAGGGTTATCCATCTGTCACCATCCTCAGAATTTGCGGAGCCTAACAAGATGGCAACGGCCAACAAGAGCAAGAGCGAGAATATCACACCTTCCAACCCATACTGATACGCTCTGTCCTTGCTAAATAACTTTTCCACATTTGGCCATTTTATTAGGGTGAATGATCCAGACATGCCGTTTCCACTTCCGACATAAAAAGTGCCCTTGTGGTCATAGAGGGGAGTCCTGTTTACCAGAGAAAAGACTACGCAGGAGATGCTTAGAAAG
This region of Theileria equi strain WA chromosome 1, complete sequence genomic DNA includes:
- a CDS encoding kelch repeat domain containing protein (encoded by transcript BEWA_028990A), yielding MLNQGDSKGRLDLANRADLPISSDLVPVKLSTTSTTPETINVDEFDVMVNDLRSIFLCWLKKTQNGLKAQRDSINRETEELQKEKEAFVQRMKQERAIEAEKLAEDRRRQNAEIASQLKQVQIEREDSRRRIEEDLCKLEHERDVFRKYMQLETEKFRQKVELFEQEKRKVVDTKIASETMVDINVGGVVFETSRHTLTKQESSYLNGLLSGRYEIGRDRQGRIFIDRDYELFRIILNFLRNPASLPVPRDLTESSMILNEAAYYRVKFSPYPLVLCYGGHNGHEHLKSMELLDQETKCWRNCSPMRTERIYFGSGVLNNFLYVFGGQNLDYKALCDVEMYDRLRDSWHAAASLKQPRRNNGGISFENRLFCVGGFDGMNILDSVESYDVRMKNWIPMATLKVPRSSAMVTHQNGSIYAIGGTNGERLKSVERYDLRKNEWELITNGLLEVRSAGSACNYHNEVFIVGGIDNTQNIHSSFETWDSKNQTSSFLKDAPVPVMDAAMVSTDLSILMTGGQNTSVLDSTYFYQPETDVWTAGPPLIMPRYGHCTTVLDF
- a CDS encoding hypothetical protein (encoded by transcript BEWA_029000A), with translation MLSGRDGSERDVVDPLGPHVPFVSESDVNSLYENKAWLNSPLAQPRSDIFAASQPDFSGISNVTIRSVIYGRRESLKDFGYGQEIREG